In Sphingobium sp. Z007, one DNA window encodes the following:
- the katG gene encoding catalase/peroxidase HPI, producing the protein MRRTSTSILALLCAATFTPVLAQEPALPTEPATTTSPRWWPNVLDLTALRQHESQSNPYGADYDYAKEFASLDLDAVKADIRKVLTTSQPWWPADYGHYGPFFIRMAWHSAGTYRVGDGRGGSDGGEQRFEPLNSWPDNVSLDKARRLVWPIKQKYGRKLSWGDLMVLSGNVALEDMGFRTVGFAGGRVDAWQPDVVFWGPESKMMGTDRSNPDGSLKRSLAATTMGLIYVNPEGPGGNHDPIGAAADIRRAFGQMAMDDEETLALIAGGHTFGKAHGARKPEDCLGKEPAALGVENQGLGWHNKCGKGNAEDTLTSGLEGAWSATPTLFTTQYIDNLLNFDWVKTKSPAGATQWIPTDPNAAALVPDAHLKDKRHAPIMFTTDIALKEDPGFHKVLVSWQKNPDLFGKAFARAWFKLTHRDLGPQARYLGKDIPSETYSWQDPLPKSTIAPIGDADQAKLKAMVLASGLTTPELVRTAWASAATFRSTDMRGGANGARLRLDPQRNWAVNNPAELAKVLTKLTAVQKDFAKSGKQVSMADLIILSGNAAIEQAAARAGHPVRVPFTPGRVDAAQAQTDVASFAYLEPKADGFRNFYTAKAEVGPAEALVDKADALNLTVPEMTVLVGGMRALGANAGASNAGIFTSRPGTLSNDFFVNLLSMDTVWAKSAANPALYEGKDRASGAARWTATPVDLVFGSNSELRAVAEVYAANDAQQKFVDDFVAAWVKVMDADRF; encoded by the coding sequence ATGCGACGGACATCCACATCGATATTGGCGCTGCTGTGCGCCGCAACCTTTACGCCGGTACTCGCGCAGGAACCTGCGCTGCCCACCGAACCAGCCACGACTACCTCGCCGCGCTGGTGGCCCAATGTGCTGGATCTGACCGCCCTGCGCCAGCATGAGTCGCAATCCAACCCCTATGGCGCCGACTATGACTATGCCAAGGAATTCGCCTCGCTCGATCTCGACGCGGTAAAGGCCGACATCCGCAAGGTGCTGACCACGTCGCAACCTTGGTGGCCGGCTGATTATGGCCATTATGGTCCCTTCTTCATCCGCATGGCCTGGCACAGCGCGGGCACCTATCGCGTGGGCGACGGGCGCGGCGGATCGGACGGCGGCGAACAGCGGTTCGAACCGCTCAACAGCTGGCCCGATAATGTCAGCCTGGACAAGGCGCGCCGCCTGGTCTGGCCGATCAAGCAGAAATATGGCCGCAAACTCAGCTGGGGCGACCTGATGGTCCTGTCCGGCAATGTCGCGCTGGAGGATATGGGCTTCAGGACCGTCGGCTTTGCGGGCGGCCGCGTCGACGCCTGGCAACCGGACGTCGTGTTCTGGGGACCGGAAAGCAAGATGATGGGCACCGACCGCTCCAACCCGGACGGCTCGCTCAAGCGGTCGCTGGCCGCCACCACCATGGGCCTTATCTATGTCAATCCCGAAGGACCGGGCGGCAATCACGACCCCATTGGCGCTGCCGCCGACATCCGCCGCGCCTTTGGCCAGATGGCGATGGACGACGAAGAAACGCTGGCGCTGATCGCGGGCGGCCACACCTTCGGCAAGGCCCATGGCGCGCGCAAGCCCGAAGACTGCCTCGGCAAGGAACCCGCCGCGCTGGGCGTCGAAAATCAGGGGCTTGGCTGGCACAATAAATGCGGCAAAGGCAACGCGGAAGACACGCTGACATCGGGGCTGGAAGGCGCCTGGTCGGCCACGCCCACGCTGTTCACCACCCAATATATCGACAATCTGCTGAACTTCGACTGGGTCAAGACCAAAAGCCCGGCCGGTGCGACCCAGTGGATTCCGACCGATCCCAACGCCGCCGCCCTGGTGCCCGACGCGCATCTCAAGGACAAGCGCCACGCGCCGATCATGTTCACCACGGACATCGCGCTCAAGGAAGACCCCGGCTTCCACAAGGTGCTGGTAAGCTGGCAGAAGAATCCCGACCTGTTCGGCAAGGCCTTCGCCCGCGCCTGGTTCAAGCTGACCCATCGCGATCTGGGGCCGCAGGCGCGCTATCTAGGCAAGGACATCCCCAGCGAAACCTATAGCTGGCAAGACCCGCTGCCCAAATCCACCATCGCGCCGATTGGCGATGCGGACCAGGCAAAGCTCAAGGCGATGGTGCTGGCGTCGGGCCTGACCACGCCTGAACTGGTGCGGACCGCCTGGGCCTCCGCCGCGACCTTCCGCAGCACCGACATGCGCGGCGGCGCCAATGGCGCGCGTCTGCGCCTCGATCCGCAACGCAACTGGGCGGTCAACAACCCGGCGGAACTGGCCAAGGTGCTCACCAAACTGACGGCGGTGCAGAAGGACTTTGCCAAGTCGGGCAAGCAGGTGTCGATGGCCGACCTCATAATCTTGTCGGGCAATGCCGCGATCGAACAGGCGGCCGCCCGTGCGGGCCATCCGGTGCGCGTGCCCTTCACCCCTGGCCGGGTCGATGCCGCGCAGGCCCAGACCGACGTCGCCTCCTTCGCCTATCTGGAACCCAAGGCGGACGGCTTCCGCAACTTCTACACGGCGAAAGCGGAAGTGGGACCGGCCGAAGCACTGGTGGACAAGGCGGATGCGCTGAACCTCACCGTGCCGGAAATGACCGTGCTGGTCGGCGGTATGCGCGCGCTGGGCGCCAATGCGGGTGCGTCAAACGCGGGCATCTTCACCAGCCGCCCTGGCACGCTCAGCAACGACTTCTTCGTCAACCTGCTGTCGATGGACACGGTGTGGGCGAAGTCGGCGGCGAACCCGGCCCTGTATGAGGGCAAAGATCGCGCATCGGGCGCGGCCCGGTGGACGGCGACCCCGGTCGATCTGGTCTTCGGGTCGAACTCCGAACTGCGCGCCGTGGCCGAAGTCTATGCCGCCAACGACGCCCAGCAGAAGTTCGTCGACGATTTCGTCGCCGCCTGGGTCAAGGTAATGGACGCAGACCGCTTCTGA
- a CDS encoding 1-deoxy-D-xylulose-5-phosphate reductoisomerase, protein MKRVSIFGATGSVGLSTLDLIRREPDAYQVVALTANSDVDSLAALARETGAAMAVIGQSRLYEALKEALAGSGIAAAAGEEALVEAAAMDADWTMASIVGCAGLRPTMAALKAGRTVALANKESLVSAGGLMMEAATASGATLLPVDSEHNAIFQCLAGSRLDDVARITLTASGGPFRSKSRDEMAAMTPAQAVAHPNWSMGAKISVDSATMMNKGLELIEAAHLFPVGLDRIEILVHPQSVIHSMVEYRDRSTLAQLGSPDMRIPIAHALAWPQRIATPCQPLDLARIGRLDFEAPDMERFPALRLARQAAEAGGATPAILNAANEVAVAAFLDGRIGFLDIAMIVEEVLNRYSAATPSVIDDVLAADGRARMEAGQVMERLTA, encoded by the coding sequence ATGAAGCGGGTTTCGATCTTTGGCGCGACTGGATCGGTCGGCCTATCTACGCTGGACCTGATCCGGCGTGAACCCGACGCGTATCAGGTCGTGGCGCTTACTGCGAACAGCGACGTGGACAGTTTGGCGGCCCTGGCGCGGGAGACCGGCGCGGCGATGGCGGTGATCGGGCAGTCGCGGCTGTATGAGGCACTGAAAGAGGCGTTGGCCGGGTCCGGCATCGCGGCCGCGGCGGGCGAGGAGGCGCTGGTCGAAGCGGCGGCGATGGACGCGGACTGGACGATGGCCTCGATCGTGGGCTGCGCGGGCTTGCGGCCGACCATGGCGGCATTGAAGGCCGGCCGCACGGTGGCGCTGGCGAACAAGGAATCGCTCGTGTCGGCGGGCGGGCTGATGATGGAAGCGGCGACTGCATCGGGCGCGACACTGCTGCCGGTCGATAGCGAGCATAATGCCATTTTCCAGTGTCTTGCGGGCAGTCGTTTGGACGATGTGGCAAGGATCACGCTGACCGCCAGCGGCGGGCCGTTCCGTAGCAAGAGCCGCGACGAAATGGCGGCGATGACGCCAGCGCAGGCGGTGGCGCATCCCAACTGGTCGATGGGGGCCAAGATCAGCGTCGATAGCGCGACGATGATGAACAAGGGGCTGGAACTGATCGAGGCGGCGCATCTGTTTCCGGTCGGCCTCGACCGGATCGAGATTCTGGTCCACCCCCAATCGGTGATTCACTCGATGGTCGAATATCGCGACCGATCGACGCTGGCGCAGCTGGGATCGCCCGATATGCGGATTCCGATTGCCCATGCGCTGGCCTGGCCGCAGCGGATAGCGACGCCGTGCCAGCCATTGGACTTGGCGCGGATTGGCAGGCTCGATTTCGAAGCACCTGATATGGAACGCTTTCCCGCGCTGCGACTGGCGCGGCAGGCGGCCGAAGCGGGCGGGGCGACGCCCGCAATATTGAACGCGGCCAATGAAGTGGCGGTAGCGGCTTTCCTGGATGGGCGGATCGGCTTCCTTGATATCGCCATGATTGTGGAGGAGGTGTTGAACCGCTATAGCGCGGCGACGCCTTCCGTTATCGATGATGTGCTGGCGGCTGACGGCCGGGCGCGCATGGAGGCGGGCCAAGTGATGGAAAGATTGACGGCTTGA
- a CDS encoding phosphatidylcholine/phosphatidylserine synthase gives MLAPNAVTAMALCFGLTGVRYGISGEWERAVLSILFAGVLDGLDGRIARMLRGESRFGAELDSLSDSIAFGVAPALILYLWSLYAMPKFGWIFALAHALSCALRLARFNAAIDADEQPHKSAGFLTGVPAPAGAGLAFVPLYLWLVTGEDIFRAWYVVAPWTAFIAFLMISNIATYTWSALRLRKRIRLELIAFAGLLAALLVTDPWLTLLLICAIYVALIPFGIMSYAKVMRQRESAKVVSPTA, from the coding sequence ATGCTGGCGCCCAATGCAGTGACGGCGATGGCGCTGTGTTTCGGCCTGACCGGGGTGCGTTACGGCATTTCGGGCGAGTGGGAGCGGGCCGTGCTGTCCATCCTGTTCGCCGGTGTGCTCGACGGGCTGGACGGGCGGATTGCGCGGATGTTGCGCGGTGAGAGCCGGTTTGGCGCGGAACTGGATTCGCTGTCCGATTCGATCGCGTTCGGCGTGGCGCCAGCGCTGATCCTCTATCTCTGGTCGCTTTACGCCATGCCGAAATTCGGCTGGATCTTCGCTCTGGCCCATGCGCTGTCCTGCGCGTTGCGGCTGGCGCGGTTCAATGCCGCGATCGATGCGGACGAGCAGCCGCATAAGTCAGCGGGCTTTCTGACGGGCGTTCCGGCCCCGGCGGGCGCGGGGCTGGCCTTCGTGCCGCTCTATCTGTGGCTGGTGACGGGCGAAGATATTTTCCGGGCTTGGTATGTGGTTGCGCCCTGGACCGCCTTCATCGCCTTCCTGATGATTTCCAACATCGCGACCTATACCTGGTCGGCGTTGCGATTGCGCAAGCGTATCCGGCTGGAGCTGATTGCTTTCGCCGGGCTTCTGGCGGCCTTGCTGGTCACCGATCCTTGGCTGACGCTGCTGTTGATCTGCGCCATCTATGTGGCGCTGATCCCGTTCGGGATCATGTCCTATGCCAAAGTCATGCGGCAGCGCGAGAGCGCCAAGGTCGTTTCGCCGACGGCTTGA
- a CDS encoding cytochrome c family protein, with protein MTLRHSGALALCIALMGVTQPALAQPPADFAICAACHATQPGKSSFGPNLRGVMGRKAASLPGYAYSDALKASGVTWNARTLETWLTGPQAMVKGTRMPFAGLPDPARRQRLIAYLATLK; from the coding sequence ATGACGCTTCGCCATTCCGGTGCCCTCGCCCTTTGCATCGCGCTGATGGGCGTCACGCAACCGGCCCTCGCCCAGCCGCCTGCCGATTTCGCGATCTGCGCCGCCTGCCATGCCACGCAGCCGGGCAAATCCAGCTTCGGTCCCAATCTACGCGGCGTCATGGGGCGCAAGGCCGCCAGCCTGCCCGGCTACGCCTATAGCGACGCGCTCAAGGCGTCGGGCGTCACCTGGAACGCCCGGACGCTCGAAACCTGGCTCACCGGCCCACAGGCCATGGTCAAGGGCACGCGAATGCCCTTTGCCGGGCTGCCCGATCCGGCGCGGCGGCAACGGCTGATCGCCTATCTCGCCACCCTGAAATAA
- the frr gene encoding ribosome recycling factor, with protein MAQYDKSDLERRMAGAIEALRGDLTGLRTGRANVQLLDPVMVTVYGANMPLNQVATVSAPEPRMLSVQVWDKTNVGPCDKAIRSAGLGLNPIVDGQTLRLPIPDLTEDRRKELAKLASKYAEGARIAVRNVRRDGMDSLKADEKKGEISEDERKRKETEVQKLTDGVIADIDALATSKEKEILGQ; from the coding sequence ATGGCCCAATATGACAAGTCCGACCTTGAACGCCGCATGGCCGGCGCGATCGAAGCCTTGCGCGGCGACCTTACCGGCTTGCGCACCGGGCGCGCCAACGTCCAGTTGCTCGATCCGGTGATGGTCACCGTCTATGGCGCGAACATGCCGCTCAACCAGGTGGCCACCGTGTCCGCGCCCGAGCCGCGCATGTTGTCGGTCCAGGTGTGGGACAAGACCAATGTGGGGCCATGTGACAAGGCGATCCGTTCGGCGGGCCTGGGCCTGAACCCCATTGTCGACGGGCAGACGCTGCGCCTGCCGATCCCCGACCTGACCGAGGACCGGCGCAAGGAATTGGCGAAGCTGGCCAGCAAATATGCCGAAGGCGCGCGGATCGCCGTCCGCAACGTCCGCCGCGACGGCATGGACAGCTTGAAAGCCGACGAGAAGAAGGGCGAAATCAGCGAGGACGAGCGCAAGCGCAAGGAAACCGAGGTCCAGAAGCTGACCGACGGCGTGATTGCGGATATCGACGCGCTGGCGACATCGAAGGAAAAGGAAATCCTCGGCCAGTAA
- the rpsB gene encoding 30S ribosomal protein S2 yields MAAPVVTMHQLIEAGAHFGHQTHRWNPRMKPYIFGERNGIHILDLSQTVPLFGRALDFVSGTVAAGGKVLFVGTKRQAQDPIADAARKSGQHFVNHRWLGGMLTNWKTISGSIKRLKTLEEKLSGDTHGFTKKEVLQMTREREKLEASLGGIRDMNGIPDVMFVIDANKEELAIKEANTLGIPVVAILDSNVSPDGIAFPVPANDDASRAIRLYCDAIAAAATKGNRGAQQASGVDLGALDEPQAEEVVAEA; encoded by the coding sequence ATGGCGGCACCTGTCGTCACCATGCACCAATTGATCGAGGCTGGCGCCCATTTCGGCCACCAGACCCACCGCTGGAATCCGCGTATGAAGCCGTACATCTTCGGCGAGCGCAACGGCATTCACATCCTTGATCTGTCGCAGACCGTGCCGTTGTTCGGCCGTGCGCTCGACTTCGTGTCGGGCACCGTCGCGGCTGGCGGCAAGGTGCTGTTCGTGGGCACCAAGCGCCAGGCGCAGGACCCGATCGCGGACGCCGCGCGCAAGTCCGGCCAGCATTTCGTCAACCATCGCTGGCTGGGCGGCATGCTCACCAACTGGAAGACGATTTCGGGTTCGATCAAGCGCCTGAAGACCCTTGAGGAAAAGCTGTCGGGCGACACCCATGGCTTCACCAAGAAGGAAGTGCTTCAGATGACTCGCGAGCGCGAGAAGCTGGAAGCGTCGCTGGGCGGTATCCGCGACATGAACGGCATCCCCGATGTCATGTTCGTGATCGACGCCAACAAGGAAGAGCTGGCGATCAAGGAAGCCAACACGCTGGGTATCCCGGTCGTTGCGATCCTCGATTCGAACGTCTCGCCCGACGGCATCGCCTTCCCGGTGCCCGCCAACGATGACGCCAGCCGCGCCATCCGCCTCTATTGCGACGCGATCGCCGCCGCCGCCACCAAGGGCAACCGTGGTGCGCAGCAGGCTTCGGGCGTGGACCTGGGCGCGCTCGACGAGCCGCAGGCTGAAGAAGTCGTCGCCGAAGCCTAA
- the tsf gene encoding translation elongation factor Ts produces the protein MAEITAAAVKELRDRSGAGMMDCKKALTEANGDIEAATDWLRAKGLAAAQKKSSRTAAEGLVGVAVAGTKGVAVEVNSETDFVAKNDQFQDFVRTVSAIALDTGATDAETLANSAYPSGGTVAEKLVANIATIGENQNVRRVAQVEVSQGVVVSYVHNAAAPGLGKIGVLVALESEAPADVLEPLGKQLAMHIAAAFPLALSADDIDPAIIEREAAIAREKNADKIAGKSEEIAAKIINGPVEKFRKDSALLTQAFVMDGKTPVQDVVASAAKDAGKPITLKSYVRFQLGEGIEKEVSDFAAEVAAAAGV, from the coding sequence ATGGCCGAGATTACCGCTGCCGCCGTCAAGGAACTGCGCGACCGTTCGGGCGCGGGCATGATGGATTGCAAGAAGGCGCTCACCGAAGCCAATGGCGACATCGAAGCGGCAACCGACTGGCTGCGCGCCAAGGGCCTGGCCGCCGCGCAGAAGAAGTCGAGCCGCACCGCCGCTGAAGGCCTGGTCGGCGTCGCCGTCGCCGGCACCAAGGGGGTCGCTGTCGAAGTGAACAGCGAAACCGACTTCGTCGCCAAGAACGACCAGTTCCAGGATTTCGTGCGCACCGTATCGGCAATCGCGCTGGACACCGGCGCGACCGATGCCGAGACGCTGGCCAATTCGGCCTATCCGTCGGGCGGCACTGTCGCTGAAAAGCTGGTCGCCAACATCGCCACCATCGGCGAGAACCAGAATGTCCGTCGCGTGGCGCAGGTCGAAGTGAGCCAGGGCGTCGTCGTGTCCTACGTCCATAACGCCGCGGCGCCGGGCCTGGGCAAGATCGGCGTGCTGGTCGCGCTGGAAAGCGAAGCGCCTGCCGACGTGCTGGAGCCGCTGGGCAAGCAGTTGGCCATGCACATCGCCGCCGCGTTCCCGCTGGCCCTGTCGGCCGACGACATCGATCCGGCGATCATCGAGCGTGAAGCCGCGATCGCGCGGGAAAAGAATGCCGACAAGATCGCCGGCAAGTCCGAAGAGATCGCCGCCAAGATCATCAACGGCCCGGTCGAGAAGTTCCGCAAGGACAGCGCGCTGTTGACGCAGGCGTTCGTGATGGACGGCAAGACCCCGGTGCAGGACGTGGTCGCCTCGGCCGCGAAGGACGCCGGCAAGCCGATCACGCTCAAAAGCTATGTCCGTTTCCAGCTGGGCGAAGGCATCGAGAAGGAAGTCAGCGACTTCGCGGCGGAAGTCGCGGCGGCCGCTGGCGTCTGA
- the rseP gene encoding RIP metalloprotease RseP, producing MIHNPGFLLTVLAFIAVIGPLVFVHELGHYLVGRWCGVKAEAFSIGFGPELFAWVDSRGTRWRVAALPLGGYVRFKGDMNAASQTDPAWLEMSAQDRAESFPAKPLWQRAAIVAAGPAINFLFAILILATFAFVHGESRTPAVAGVVQPGSAAAAAGILAGDRIVSLGGRDMATFDDIRLYAQIRPGEPVAMVIERDGKIFARNGRIGSVTEDDGFGNKFQIGRLGLAPGDPVVEPVSLLRAPVVAVERTGQIVRTMVETMGQIFSGGRSVKELGGPLKIAQVSGQAATLGIESFIFLVALISINLGFINLLPIPMLDGGHLLFYGIEAIRRRPVSAQAQEWAYRSGLAVLMAMMLLVTFNDLSSFGLWKSLSGLIG from the coding sequence TTGATCCATAATCCTGGTTTCCTGTTGACCGTGCTGGCCTTTATCGCGGTCATCGGACCGCTCGTCTTTGTCCACGAGCTGGGCCATTATCTGGTCGGCCGCTGGTGCGGGGTGAAGGCGGAGGCGTTCTCCATCGGCTTCGGGCCGGAATTGTTCGCCTGGGTCGATTCCCGCGGCACCCGCTGGCGCGTCGCGGCGCTGCCGCTGGGCGGCTATGTCCGCTTCAAGGGCGACATGAACGCGGCGAGCCAGACCGATCCGGCCTGGTTGGAAATGTCGGCGCAGGATCGGGCGGAGAGTTTCCCCGCCAAGCCGCTGTGGCAGCGCGCGGCGATCGTGGCGGCCGGCCCGGCGATCAATTTCCTGTTTGCGATCCTGATCCTGGCGACCTTCGCGTTCGTGCATGGCGAAAGCCGCACCCCGGCGGTGGCGGGCGTCGTCCAGCCGGGCAGCGCGGCGGCGGCCGCGGGCATCCTGGCGGGCGATCGGATCGTGTCGCTGGGCGGCCGGGACATGGCCACGTTCGACGATATCCGCCTCTATGCGCAGATCCGCCCCGGCGAGCCGGTGGCGATGGTGATCGAGCGCGACGGCAAGATTTTCGCCCGCAATGGCCGGATCGGCAGCGTCACCGAGGATGACGGATTCGGCAACAAGTTCCAGATCGGTCGGCTGGGCCTGGCGCCTGGCGATCCAGTGGTGGAGCCGGTCAGCCTGTTGCGTGCGCCGGTCGTCGCGGTCGAGCGCACCGGGCAGATCGTGCGGACGATGGTCGAAACGATGGGGCAGATTTTCAGTGGCGGCCGGTCGGTCAAGGAATTGGGCGGGCCGTTGAAGATCGCCCAAGTATCGGGTCAGGCCGCAACGCTGGGCATCGAGAGCTTCATCTTCCTGGTGGCGCTCATCTCGATTAACTTGGGGTTCATCAACCTGTTGCCAATTCCCATGCTGGATGGCGGGCATCTGCTCTTTTACGGGATAGAGGCGATACGGCGGCGGCCAGTGAGTGCGCAGGCGCAGGAATGGGCCTATCGGTCGGGCTTGGCGGTGCTGATGGCGATGATGCTGCTGGTGACTTTCAACGATTTGTCGTCTTTCGGGCTTTGGAAGAGCCTGTCCGGCTTGATCGGTTGA
- a CDS encoding isoprenyl transferase, translating into MATQAKPDLTSVAPVHGARHVAIIMDGNGRWAKKRLLPRIAGHRAGVEAVRKVARAAQAMGLECLTLYAFSSENWKRPASEVADLMGLLRHFIQSDVDEMHANGVRLRVIGNYRALEPSLVTLIENAMARTAGNGGPIVAIALNYGAQDEMVQAVQALAARAAAGEIAADAIGAGDIDRALYTADLPPLDLMIRTSGEQRLSNFMLWQAAYAELYFTDMLWPDFDGRALEQALDAFRLRDRRFGGL; encoded by the coding sequence ATGGCCACACAAGCCAAGCCCGATCTGACCAGCGTCGCGCCTGTCCATGGCGCGCGTCATGTCGCTATCATCATGGACGGCAATGGACGCTGGGCCAAGAAACGACTGCTGCCGCGCATCGCCGGGCATCGCGCCGGCGTGGAGGCGGTGCGCAAGGTGGCGCGGGCGGCGCAGGCGATGGGGCTGGAATGCCTGACGCTCTACGCCTTTTCGTCCGAAAACTGGAAGCGGCCGGCGAGCGAGGTGGCGGACCTGATGGGTTTGCTGCGCCATTTCATCCAGTCCGATGTCGATGAAATGCATGCCAATGGCGTGCGGTTGCGGGTGATCGGCAATTATCGCGCGCTGGAACCGTCGCTGGTGACGCTGATCGAAAACGCTATGGCGCGAACGGCGGGCAATGGCGGGCCGATCGTCGCGATCGCGCTGAATTACGGCGCGCAGGACGAGATGGTGCAGGCGGTGCAGGCGCTGGCGGCGCGGGCGGCCGCGGGCGAGATTGCGGCCGACGCGATCGGCGCGGGCGATATCGACCGGGCGCTCTATACCGCCGATCTGCCGCCGCTGGACCTGATGATCCGCACGTCGGGCGAGCAAAGGCTGAGCAATTTCATGCTGTGGCAGGCGGCCTATGCCGAACTCTATTTCACCGACATGCTGTGGCCCGATTTCGACGGTCGGGCGTTGGAACAGGCGCTGGACGCCTTCCGATTGAGGGACCGCCGGTTCGGCGGATTGTGA
- the pyrH gene encoding UMP kinase codes for MTRPAYKRILLKLSGEVLMGQGQFGIEPETVARVAGEIAAAKDAGFEICVVVGGGNIFRGLAGAAAGFDRASADYMGMLATVMNALAVQNALEKLGYDTRVQSAIPMASVCEPYIRRKAERHMEKGRIVIFAAGTGSPYFTTDTTAALRAAEMNCDALFKGTSVDGVYNADPKKVADAVRYDSISFDQVLNDNLKVMDASAIALCRENNIPIVVFNIRETGNLATVLAGKGVATIVQNQES; via the coding sequence ATGACCCGGCCCGCCTACAAGCGTATCCTGTTGAAATTGTCCGGCGAAGTGCTGATGGGGCAGGGGCAGTTCGGTATCGAGCCGGAGACGGTGGCGCGTGTCGCGGGCGAGATCGCCGCGGCCAAGGATGCCGGTTTCGAAATTTGCGTGGTCGTGGGCGGCGGGAACATCTTCCGCGGTCTGGCGGGCGCTGCGGCGGGCTTCGACCGGGCGAGCGCCGATTATATGGGGATGCTCGCCACGGTCATGAACGCCCTGGCCGTGCAGAATGCGCTGGAAAAGCTGGGGTATGACACCCGCGTCCAGTCGGCGATCCCGATGGCGTCGGTGTGCGAGCCCTATATCCGCCGCAAGGCCGAACGGCATATGGAGAAGGGCCGGATCGTGATCTTCGCGGCCGGCACCGGCAGCCCCTATTTCACCACCGACACGACCGCGGCGCTGCGCGCGGCAGAAATGAACTGCGACGCGCTGTTCAAGGGTACCAGCGTCGATGGCGTCTATAATGCCGATCCCAAGAAGGTCGCCGATGCGGTGCGTTATGACAGCATCAGCTTCGACCAGGTCTTGAACGACAACCTCAAGGTGATGGACGCCAGCGCCATCGCCCTGTGCCGCGAAAACAACATTCCCATCGTCGTGTTCAACATCCGTGAAACTGGTAATCTGGCCACCGTGCTGGCCGGCAAGGGTGTCGCGACGATCGTCCAGAATCAGGAGAGCTAA
- a CDS encoding phosphatidate cytidylyltransferase, whose product MTSELRTRSIVGVALIAVALGALLSGGLIFWTLLVIAGVLMQGEWGDLTGATPEQRKAAMFAVSIPLALLCPYAAGIDWPVLIAGAAAFFFVLFTSRSLKLALGIPYVCLPIVALLFLRGQAPYAYGLLLAFWALGLVWATDIGAYFAGRSIGGPKLAPRVSPSKTWAGLAGGVLAALVLGFLLHRFAGLPIQLAAASGILAVAAQLGDLLESYMKRRAGVKDSGTLLPGHGGVMDRLDGVATAAPLAALLYILLGQGG is encoded by the coding sequence ATGACGAGCGAATTGCGGACCCGCAGCATCGTGGGCGTCGCGCTGATCGCGGTGGCGCTGGGCGCGTTGCTGTCGGGTGGCCTGATCTTCTGGACGCTGCTGGTGATCGCCGGCGTGCTGATGCAGGGCGAGTGGGGCGACCTGACCGGGGCGACCCCGGAACAGCGCAAGGCGGCGATGTTCGCGGTGTCGATCCCGCTGGCGCTGCTATGTCCCTATGCCGCCGGGATCGATTGGCCGGTGCTGATTGCAGGCGCAGCGGCGTTTTTCTTCGTGCTGTTCACCAGTCGCAGCCTGAAGCTGGCGCTGGGCATACCCTATGTCTGTTTGCCGATCGTGGCGTTGCTGTTCCTGCGCGGACAGGCGCCCTATGCCTATGGGCTGCTGCTGGCCTTCTGGGCTTTGGGGCTGGTGTGGGCGACGGACATCGGCGCCTATTTTGCGGGGCGTTCGATCGGCGGGCCGAAGCTGGCGCCGCGGGTCAGCCCGTCCAAGACCTGGGCCGGGCTGGCGGGCGGCGTGCTGGCGGCGCTGGTTCTGGGCTTTCTGCTGCATCGCTTCGCAGGCCTGCCGATCCAGCTGGCGGCGGCGAGTGGCATATTGGCGGTGGCGGCGCAACTGGGCGATCTGCTGGAAAGCTATATGAAGCGGCGCGCGGGGGTGAAGGACAGCGGCACGTTGCTCCCCGGCCATGGCGGGGTGATGGACCGGCTGGACGGGGTCGCGACTGCTGCACCGCTTGCCGCCTTGCTCTATATCCTACTGGGGCAGGGCGGATGA